One window from the genome of Xenorhabdus bovienii SS-2004 encodes:
- a CDS encoding DUF1283 family protein, with product MNVHNSLIAKTVSAVALLLPLLWQTPAFSAPCTSSSTCVTINGGGENSMSKEMARQQKEEWNEQGSLRKKINKREEKQFDKYEVDVDNRDACLKSTNVNAYWEPNTKRCLDLNTGLPIKP from the coding sequence ATGAATGTCCATAATTCTTTGATAGCTAAGACTGTTTCTGCGGTTGCTCTGTTGTTGCCATTATTGTGGCAAACTCCAGCATTTTCTGCGCCTTGTACATCGAGTAGTACTTGCGTAACCATTAATGGGGGCGGTGAGAATTCGATGAGCAAAGAAATGGCTCGTCAACAAAAAGAAGAATGGAATGAACAGGGAAGCCTTCGCAAAAAAATTAACAAACGTGAAGAAAAACAGTTTGATAAGTATGAGGTGGACGTTGATAATCGAGATGCCTGTTTGAAAAGTACCAACGTGAATGCTTATTGGGAACCCAATACAAAACGTTGTCTGGATCTCAATACAGGTCTTCCGATCAAACCTTGA